One segment of Planctomycetaceae bacterium DNA contains the following:
- the pheT gene encoding phenylalanine--tRNA ligase subunit beta, whose product MLVSKNWLADYVPLNMPVEELTHRLTMSGLNLEEYSAVDDDISIDLEVTSNRPDCLGHIGIAREVSVLFGTELKTPEAHVTCSGAAACDATSVKIECPDLCHEYHARVIRGVKIGPSPDWLKNRLAAVNINSVNNVVDVTNYVMLECGQPLHAFDLDQLGEGRIVVRRAVPGEKITAIDQKEYQLTDQMCVIADASRAVAVAGVMGGLDTEISDSTVNVLIETASFDPISVRATARNLKLHSPSSFRFERRVNRRNLDWASRRCCELILQVAGGELLGGSVSAGEPLPAASEPVTLRFAQIRRILGVDIPVARCVEILKSLGLKCLSHDAPQAVFEPPSWRLDLSRECDLIEEIARIHGYDSIPDDADLPVVATTKSTREHVGDAVRHHLTACGYFEALTLSFCSEEQQRLFRPHPEAQAVAVSHSTRSHENQLRQSLIPSLLHCRRQNERHGTLNAELFEVAKVYLSASKELPERQAEPTMIGLVSGGDFLTVKGIVESLVQRIAPSATVTSAPVDLAEFAKGRGAVILLNSRHFGWIGELDQEVADRVDLQDPVAVAELDAGLLEELFEPKRTYSPLPRFPSVSRDLNFVMPESVSWAELIAVVTKAGTSLLQDVSFSGQYRGQQIDAGHKSYVVTCRFMSPDRTLTAEEVDAEVKQIVSACEGSLNARLR is encoded by the coding sequence ATGCTTGTCAGCAAAAACTGGCTGGCGGACTACGTTCCGCTGAACATGCCGGTCGAAGAACTTACGCACCGGCTGACGATGTCCGGGCTGAATCTGGAAGAGTATTCCGCTGTCGACGACGATATTTCGATCGATCTGGAAGTCACCAGCAATCGACCGGATTGTCTTGGGCACATCGGCATCGCTCGGGAAGTTTCGGTACTGTTCGGCACCGAACTGAAGACTCCCGAAGCTCACGTCACATGCAGCGGCGCGGCTGCCTGCGACGCCACTTCGGTGAAGATTGAATGCCCTGATTTGTGCCACGAGTATCATGCTCGCGTGATTCGCGGCGTCAAGATCGGTCCCAGCCCGGACTGGCTGAAGAATCGGCTGGCGGCTGTGAACATCAACAGCGTCAACAACGTCGTTGATGTGACCAACTACGTGATGCTGGAATGCGGGCAGCCGCTGCACGCGTTCGATCTGGACCAACTCGGCGAAGGCCGCATTGTCGTTCGTCGAGCGGTTCCGGGTGAAAAGATCACGGCGATCGATCAGAAGGAATACCAACTGACCGACCAGATGTGCGTTATCGCCGATGCCTCGCGGGCCGTGGCCGTCGCGGGTGTGATGGGTGGTCTGGATACGGAGATCTCGGATTCAACCGTTAACGTGCTGATCGAGACCGCGTCGTTCGATCCGATTTCCGTGCGTGCCACCGCGCGAAACCTGAAGCTGCACAGTCCGTCATCGTTTCGCTTCGAACGGCGCGTGAACCGACGAAATCTGGACTGGGCTTCGCGCCGCTGCTGTGAATTGATTCTGCAGGTGGCCGGCGGCGAACTGCTGGGCGGCTCCGTGTCGGCCGGCGAACCTCTGCCGGCAGCCAGCGAACCTGTCACGCTGCGGTTTGCTCAGATCCGCCGCATCCTGGGCGTCGACATTCCGGTGGCGCGCTGCGTGGAGATTCTGAAAAGTCTCGGGCTGAAATGCCTGAGTCACGATGCCCCGCAGGCGGTGTTTGAACCGCCGAGCTGGCGTCTGGACCTTTCGCGCGAATGTGACCTGATCGAAGAAATCGCGCGCATCCACGGTTACGACAGCATTCCCGACGACGCCGATCTGCCGGTTGTCGCAACGACGAAAAGTACTCGCGAACATGTCGGCGATGCCGTTCGTCACCACCTGACCGCGTGCGGCTACTTTGAGGCTCTGACGCTGTCGTTCTGCAGCGAGGAACAGCAGCGGTTGTTCCGGCCGCATCCGGAAGCTCAGGCCGTTGCTGTCAGCCATTCAACGCGCAGCCACGAAAACCAGCTTCGGCAAAGCCTGATCCCCAGCCTGTTGCATTGCCGGCGCCAGAACGAACGTCACGGAACGCTGAACGCCGAATTGTTTGAAGTCGCGAAGGTCTATCTGTCTGCGTCGAAGGAGTTGCCGGAACGCCAGGCAGAACCGACGATGATCGGTCTGGTTTCCGGCGGCGATTTTCTGACGGTCAAGGGAATCGTGGAATCGCTGGTGCAGCGAATTGCCCCGTCAGCGACTGTCACGTCAGCACCCGTCGACCTCGCGGAATTCGCCAAAGGACGCGGCGCAGTGATCCTGCTGAACAGTCGCCACTTCGGATGGATCGGGGAACTTGATCAAGAGGTCGCCGATCGCGTCGACCTGCAGGATCCCGTGGCAGTTGCTGAACTGGATGCCGGTTTGCTGGAAGAACTGTTCGAACCGAAACGGACGTATTCGCCGCTGCCCCGGTTTCCGTCCGTGTCGCGGGATCTGAATTTCGTCATGCCCGAATCCGTTAGCTGGGCGGAATTGATCGCCGTCGTCACCAAAGCCGGAACGTCGCTGCTGCAGGATGTTTCCTTCAGCGGTCAGTATCGTGGTCAACAGATCGATGCCGGCCACAAGTCGTACGTCGTAACGTGCCGCTTCATGAGCCCCGATCGTACGCTGACGGCGGAAGAAGTCGATGCCGAAGTGAAGCAGATCGTGTCAGCCTGCGAAGGATCGCTCAATGCCCGACTGCGATAG
- a CDS encoding aspartate 1-decarboxylase, which produces MKRTLLKSKIHRATVTEADLHYEGSISIDSDLMAAADIVDFEQVDVLDITNGSRLTTYAIAGEAGSGTICLNGAAARLVNVGDLVIIVSYAEYSEVERASHQPKIVLVDQANRHVRQLMK; this is translated from the coding sequence ATGAAACGGACTCTGCTGAAATCGAAGATCCACCGAGCCACGGTGACGGAAGCCGATCTGCACTACGAAGGCAGTATCAGTATCGATTCCGACCTGATGGCTGCCGCCGACATCGTGGATTTTGAACAGGTCGACGTGCTGGATATCACCAACGGCAGCCGACTGACAACGTACGCCATTGCCGGCGAAGCGGGATCGGGAACCATCTGCCTGAACGGAGCGGCCGCGCGGCTGGTCAACGTCGGCGATCTGGTCATCATCGTCAGCTACGCCGAATACAGCGAAGTCGAACGAGCCTCTCACCAGCCGAAAATCGTCCTGGTGGATCAGGCCAACCGCCACGTCCGTCAGCTCATGAAATAG
- a CDS encoding sigma-70 family RNA polymerase sigma factor, with translation MAQRLLNDDEHVLEDILRAFGPVILAVMSRRYADVLRETDIEDVISIGLFRLWTHRRRFDSQKSSLKVWYFRIVENAARDVLKHGWHKARLLEVNTEFALTGAVNASSNGHGDPAVISPVAADNRDLTPLQLDLRDIVAELPESQRTIILADAASKDGTASSQHLGEELNIPASTVRVYRKRALDRIRKELAARGHDPPWRGRSV, from the coding sequence TTGGCCCAACGGCTGCTCAACGATGACGAGCACGTTCTGGAAGACATCCTGCGCGCATTCGGGCCGGTGATTCTGGCGGTGATGAGTCGCCGTTACGCGGACGTGCTGCGGGAAACCGACATCGAAGACGTGATATCAATCGGGCTGTTTCGGTTGTGGACACACCGCCGACGGTTCGACAGTCAGAAATCGTCGCTGAAGGTCTGGTACTTTCGGATCGTCGAAAACGCGGCTCGCGATGTTCTGAAGCACGGCTGGCACAAGGCTCGGCTGCTGGAAGTGAACACTGAGTTTGCTCTGACGGGAGCGGTGAACGCGTCGTCGAACGGTCACGGGGATCCGGCTGTGATCAGCCCGGTCGCCGCTGACAACCGCGATCTCACCCCGCTGCAGCTTGATCTGCGAGACATTGTGGCCGAACTGCCCGAATCACAGCGAACGATCATCCTGGCCGACGCGGCGTCGAAGGACGGAACCGCGTCGAGTCAGCACCTTGGCGAAGAATTGAACATCCCGGCTTCCACCGTGCGAGTCTACCGCAAGCGGGCACTCGACCGGATTCGAAAAGAATTGGCCGCACGAGGACACGATCCACCCTGGCGCGGACGCAGCGTATGA
- a CDS encoding VIT domain-containing protein, with the protein MKRIPASDRRGNPRGAIACLLVSALSLLCVLLVTSDESVQQQDRQARRVAAAESDRQQIRREWLTAKFVPAPEVHRVAVGDTIETSPTERRRVTLPDGSVLYVNTDASVKVSAPRQVEVTRGEVFVEVVPQFDQTDESAQFEVVTPVRTVTALGTKFSVVASNDSTEVLVTQGSVQVSDLESPIMAGQLLTSRSTALPWNAPPGGSVSGASDAVERTEQETEPSTQRVPGLSPGTRNILDSQLSTLNYRLTAAPRASESLNWTRELITAAAGTFVPASEYAGGAIITVDPNGQETKLSLRKYHVDVHIEDGFARTTIDHTYFNHTSQRLEGTFHFPLPPDASLSRLAMYVNGKLMEGGMAERQHARNTFEQIVSKMKDPALLEWVDGSTFKMRVFPLEARQEKRIVLSYTQRLPAAYGKLHYRFPAGHSMDVVRDWSTAIRVKDGANIDWNSPSHRLESSTDDGDLLLVGVELNSTMERDIVLELGGAVALRDPSFPRRREPSRSALFPPARE; encoded by the coding sequence ATGAAACGCATTCCTGCCAGCGATCGCCGCGGAAATCCTCGCGGGGCGATCGCCTGTCTGCTGGTGTCCGCGCTGAGTCTGCTGTGTGTGCTGCTGGTAACTTCGGACGAATCTGTTCAGCAGCAGGACCGGCAAGCCCGGCGCGTGGCTGCTGCGGAATCCGATCGTCAGCAGATTCGGCGAGAATGGCTGACGGCGAAATTCGTGCCGGCGCCGGAAGTTCATCGCGTCGCCGTCGGGGACACCATCGAAACTTCACCGACCGAACGGCGTCGAGTGACTCTGCCGGACGGTTCGGTGCTGTATGTAAACACGGACGCATCCGTTAAGGTCTCTGCACCGCGGCAAGTCGAAGTGACTCGCGGCGAAGTCTTCGTCGAAGTGGTTCCGCAGTTCGATCAGACTGACGAGTCCGCTCAGTTCGAAGTCGTGACACCTGTGCGCACCGTCACGGCGCTTGGTACAAAGTTTTCCGTCGTTGCGTCGAACGATTCGACAGAAGTCCTGGTCACTCAGGGCAGCGTGCAGGTCAGCGATCTGGAATCGCCGATCATGGCCGGACAACTGCTCACATCTCGTTCCACGGCTCTGCCCTGGAACGCACCGCCGGGAGGCTCCGTCTCCGGTGCTTCGGACGCTGTGGAACGGACGGAACAAGAGACGGAGCCTTCCACGCAGCGCGTTCCAGGGCTGAGCCCTGGAACGAGGAATATTCTCGACTCTCAACTCTCAACTCTCAACTATCGCCTCACCGCCGCGCCGCGAGCTTCCGAGTCTCTCAACTGGACGCGCGAACTCATCACGGCCGCGGCCGGAACATTCGTGCCGGCCAGTGAGTACGCCGGCGGAGCGATCATTACCGTTGATCCGAACGGTCAGGAAACGAAGCTCAGCCTGCGCAAGTATCACGTCGATGTGCATATCGAAGATGGGTTCGCTCGCACGACGATTGACCACACTTACTTCAACCACACGTCGCAGCGGCTGGAAGGCACGTTTCATTTTCCGCTGCCGCCCGACGCGTCGTTGTCGCGGTTGGCGATGTACGTGAACGGCAAGCTGATGGAAGGCGGCATGGCCGAACGCCAGCACGCCCGCAACACGTTCGAACAGATCGTGTCGAAGATGAAAGACCCGGCGCTGCTGGAATGGGTCGACGGCAGCACGTTCAAGATGCGAGTCTTCCCGCTGGAAGCTCGCCAGGAAAAACGCATCGTCCTGAGTTACACGCAGCGGCTGCCCGCGGCGTACGGAAAACTGCACTACCGTTTTCCGGCCGGTCACAGCATGGACGTCGTGCGGGACTGGTCGACCGCGATTCGCGTGAAGGATGGAGCGAACATCGACTGGAACAGCCCGTCGCATAGGTTGGAATCTTCAACCGACGACGGCGACTTGTTGCTGGTAGGCGTTGAGCTGAACAGCACGATGGAACGGGATATCGTGCTGGAACTGGGTGGGGCCGTCGCGCTGCGCGACCCGTCATTCCCGCGCAGGCGGGAACCCAGCCGATCCGCACTGTTCCCGCCTGCGCGGGAATGA